The genomic region TCTACCTATCAATATAATCACAAGAACTGTACAAATATAACTGAAAAACACTATTTatgaagacagatctaaataactagagaaatataTATTGCTCACAGGGCCCAGTCAatataaaaattacaatattaacaaaattaattcacttattggGTGTCATAGCAATCAATTTATCAAACTACTactttataaaactagaaaaaataatgaaattcttcTGGAAAAACATAAGATCAAGAATCTAAAGGGCAATAATAAAAAACATGAGAAGGAAGATTGCCTAACAGTATATCAGGTATCAAAGTATATATTACAAAGAGAAAATCATCAAAATACAGATTAGGTACTTAACATATAGAAGCAAACAAAGTGGTTTACTGTTAGATAAATCCCAAACCACTAGCTACTAGGGTAAGGActcaatatttgaaaaaaattacaggaaagcagtttggcagaaactaggtatagagcaacatcttacactatataccaagataaggtcaaaatgggtacatgatttagacataaacagtgaaatcataagcaaattaggagagcatggagtAGTTTAACTGTTATAtctatgggtaagggaagaacttatgaccaaatgagagaagatcacgggatgtaaaatggataaaggcaaattaaaacaactctgagttaccactgCATGCATatcaaaatggctaatatgacagaaaaggaaaatgagaaatattatcGTAGATGTGGAAAAAGTGGGACACTAATGCGCTGTTGGTGGAATTgggaactgacccaaccattctgaagagaaatctggaactatgcccaaagggctaaaaaaattgtacataccctttgacccagcaattctattactaggtctgtacctcaaggagatcaaagaaaaaataaaaggatctctgtgtacaaaaatatttatagcagttccttTCAtaatgtcaaagaattggaaattaaggggatgcccaagttgtggtatatgtctgtgatggaaaactactgtgctataagaaatgaggtgcaggatggtttcagaaaacctgggaagacttacatgaactgatgcaaagtgaagtgaacagaaccaggagaacattgtacccagtaacagcaatactgtacgatgatcaactgtgaaagacttagctattctcagcaatacaatgaaccaaaacaaatctgaaggacttatgatgaaaaatactacccaATTCCAAAGAaattgatgaagtctgaatgtatctagaagcatactttttttttattttcttcatttttcttggattttttttagtcTGTTTTCTTTGTAACATATCTAATATGGACATGTTTTACATGcttgcatatgtataatctatactgaatttcttgtcttctcaaggaagaCGTAGGGAAATAtaggggagaatttggaaagcaaaatttttaaatcaatgttaaaaactgtttttacatgtaactgagaaaaaataaattaaaaaatatctaAAGTTACACTACTggttgagggaaaaaaagatatgaataacTGGATTCATACATAGTATTATTTTGTTCAATGAACTTAGAAATgtgaagatataaaaaaaaaaacaaaaccaagaaaattatggaaaataagtcttcttccctctctctaataaatttttttctacaGAAAACAAGGAATTCTCAAAAAACACACCAAAACCCAAAATCATTGGGCTTTTTAAATCCTAAAATAGTCACATCATTTGCTCTTACTAAACAAATGGAAATACTAAGACtacatgaacatttttttttgtctaagaaagagtgttaaaaaaaaaatcaaccacaaAACAGTatagaaaagaatcagaaaatcagagctttttttttccttcaccctAAAAGCAGCTTTATAATTCATCTAGTCTACTCCCTTatttcacacacaaaaaagaaaatgaagttccagaaaaattaagtggctTGGTATATTTGAatactaaaattaaaaatcacATATCATAATGGAATTAAGGGTGAAAGTGTATTCACAGAACAAAACTTTTAACATATAACTTGACTGATATTTAGATGAAGTACTTACCCAATTTAATGTCTCCTTCCAACGTAAAAAGAATGTTGCCTGCTTTTAAATCTCtatggataattttattttcatgcaAATAGTTCAATGCCTCTAAAGTCTGTTTGCAAACTACTTGTATCTGGGATTCTGTTAATGGTCTCTCAAGCTCTATAAGAGAAAAGTACAAAATAGACATCTGTATTTTTCATTACTGAACTATTTATTTCCAACCCACACCTTTATCATTGTGAcaggttttttaaatttatatgtgtgtgtgtcatatgtaaatataataaatatttagaagTCTGTTCTATTATCATTTATTATCATCTATTatcatttctccatttttaaatATCCAAATTCTCCGAAtaacaatatgaaaataaaatcaaggcaAGTCACTGACTTCCTATATTGTTTCAAGTATCAAGTACATCCCAAAGTTGCCAGGGCTTGTCAATGTCACCTTTGCAACTTCTCTCAaacatgcccccttctctcttctgacactgctacccaccctggtacaggccctaaTCTCCTCATGCCTGAACTATAGCAATAGCCTCCCAGTAGGTTTACCTGATACAAGTCTCTCattactccagtccatcctcctgtcagccaccaaagtaatttttctaaatcACAAGTCCCATTATGTCACACATTCCCTACTGAATAAATAGTTCCCTGTCATCtataatatcatatataaatatctgtttggcattcaaagcccttcatgaccacACACAGTccttcacctttccagtcttcttacacctcgaAACCCGCCAAGAACTCTTTGATTCAATCATCCTTCCTCCTGTTCCTCAAAGAAGATACTTCAATTCtcagtgcggccttttgactgaatccaaacttcacagaacaaatccccttaaagattcagtcaaagggcctcacttgaggacctagagggccacgggTGGCCTCGAGACGACAGGTTCTTCACCCCTGATCTAGGCATTTTCAGGCCTGCAATGCTCTCTCACCTGATCTGCCTCCCAGCTtccaagtcccacctaaaatcccacctctacaggaagcctttcccaatctcccttaattctaatacttcctatttatcccgtatatagtttgtacataattttttgtattttgtcttcaccattagattgtgagctcttcaagggcagggactgtcttttgccttcctagATCAACCCATCCgatgctttgcacagtgcctggcacatggcttAATGAATGGTTACTGACCTACGACAAGGTAGGAAATAAACAACATGCAGTAAATTCTGTGCTTTCGTGTTTATTGAAAACAATAAaagtgagaaataaaaagaataagttAATACTTACCAAGCATCACagcatctactgcaccacctgcaCAAAATTCAATGAGGATCTGCATGTAAATAAAAGAACACAGTTCTGAAATTTCATTGGATAAAAAATACGAactaaattttgaaaaattattaataaaattcaaaataagacTTTCATATCACAAATTTACATATGGTTACCATTAGCATCAAAAAGGCCAAAATCAATCTTTTAGAAGACAAAGCAATCTTACTATTAATgtaaaacaattatttttcttaataaattatCATTCCACTAAGCTTTCAATAAAGCTTGTACAGAAAGCATATACAGAATACTGCTTAAATATGGGAATATAGGAACATACTattctatttaaagttataataatatcatttttaaaatgttttcaagtaCTACTATCttgagagaaaatagaattctAACATTTTAACTAGATTTTCATGTTTGGGTTGATGAAGTATTTGTTATTCTTTTAATAGTATTAACATGTAAACTTTGATGCTTGTATATTAATACATGTAAATatccagaaactatatgaattaATGTGAAAATCTAACTTAAATATGTAGTGACATTTATCAACTACCAGAAAGGTAAATGATTACAAATATCATGGCTGCTAAAATTATTTTAGCGAGctagcatggtgcagtggatagtcaGCTGGCCTCAAAggcaggaagaccccagttcaagtCCTCTGTCTGAGGCATATGGGTTGTATGACCAGTTAGACAAGTTAGCTAAACTCTCAGGGTTCTAGGTAACTCCTTAAAGCTGTAAGTTACAGAGGAAGTGTTAACCTGTACAGACAAGTGAAGTTTCTTcacctaggagttccctataccaatgaaatcacaggtcctgtccTTATCCTTATCCCTTTACAACAGTTCCAAAAGAAAATATGAGTATCTGAGATGGAGGTAGGATTGAGACAGCGTGGTCCAGTAGAAAACACGAAGGATTATAATCCTTGGACCAGGTTCCAAATACTTGCTCTGATATCCCCAACCCATCTGACCTCGGATAAGGTAAATAACTTCTCCAAGCCTATTCATTATAAAAGGGGGCTTAGACGAAATGGCTTCTGAGATGCATTCGTATTCtaattctataatcctatgagtTCATAGATACAGGAAACTCCCTGTGTGTAAACTCCCCACAAATTCATATCAGCAACTCTTAAAGTTTCCTGGGGCACTTGGAGGTTGAATAATTGTCTAtgttgtcagaggcaagactgaaATTCAAGTCTTTGTGATACATCATCATCGTCGCTACActtacaggcactgtgctaagcgctttacaattatatcattttggtcctcacaacaacccagggtgggagaggtgctattattattcctgttttacagatcaagaaactgagacaggcagaggttaactgatttgcccaggatcatacagctagtaagtatctggggttggatttgaactatcCACCATACATCATGCTACCTCTTAAATATttctacacatacacacgcacacacacacaaaaaaatacataCTCTGATTTAATTTGTGGAATGCCTAACATATctattatttaagatttttggCATTTTGCTAGTTTTGTACAAATGAGTGGGAACCGTTAAAATTAACCATTCTCTACATACTTTTCATGAAAGACAGTGTTATTCACAATGCTGTGAGGTGAACAGAACAGGTGGTAAAAACACAATTTTACAGGTTAAAGATACTATGTTACAGAGATATGAAGTAATTTACCAAAGATCACATTATTAATAAGTGGTACAGGTGACATACTAGTATATTCAAACCACTAGACTACACTTGTTGACTTTTCCATGTTAGTTTGCCCCTATCTCTAAGAGGAATTTGCAATAAACCAATAATGCATTTAAAACAACAGTCTTAATTAGACTAATGCTTGGTCCCAAGCCAGGAACTGATCTGCTATTTTCAAGAGCTGAGTAACAGACATAATGAGAAAACTTAAAAGGTCACCTTGTCtacattcctttctcatttcACATTTAAGGAAAGAGAGTGAAATGACTAGCTCAAGAACCTACAACTAAGTTACTGTTAGTATTAGTAGAGCTAGGACAAAAAACCAGCTTTCCTGACCGTGTAGgccagtactcttttcactaaTAGTACATTATTAGTACATCAAAAGTAACCTTATACAGCCTATTTCAAGCCTATTATTTACAAAtgacatatacaaaaatacacacaatgtggaagaacaaaagatccagaatatcaagggaattaatgaaaagaaatgctagggaaggaggcctagccataccagatattaaactgtattataaagcagcaatcatcaaatctatttggtactggctaagaaatagagtggtggatcagtggaataggttaggtacacaagacacagtagttaatgaatatagtaatctaccatttaataaacccaaaggCTCCACCTTCTGGGAtatgaactcactatttcacaaaaactgctgggaaaactggaaaacagtatggcagaaattgggcatagaccaatatcttactctatataccaaaataagtcaaaattggttcacgatttagatataaaggctgatactataagcaatttgggagagaaggaaatacatcacctgtcagacttatgcagaagggaagaatttatgactaaacaagagatagagggcattacaaagtgcaaaatggataattttgattacattaaaatgaaaagtttttgtacaaagccaatgcaaccaagattaggagggaagcagaaaattgggaaagaatttttacaaccagggtctctgacaaaggcctcatctctaaaataaacaggaaactgagtcaaatttataagaatataagtcactccccaaatgataaatggtcaaagaacaattttcagagaaagaaattaaagatacctatagtcaaattaaaaaaatgttctaggggcagctacgtggcgcaatgagtagagcatcggccctggagtcaggaggacctgagttcaaatttggcctcagatacttgacacaattactagctgtgtgactttaggcaagtcacctaaccccaattgccctgccttcccccctccaaaaaaaaaaagttctaaatctctattgattagagaaatgcaaatgaaaacaccTCTTAGGTAtcgcatctctcctgtcagattggctaacatgtcaaaacaagaaaataataaatgatggagatgatgtgggaaaattggaacactactgcattgttggtagagttgtgaactgatccaaccatttggagagcaatttggaactatgcataaaagggctataaaaatgtgcataccctttgacccagcaatacctcttctagggctatatgccaaagagatcatacaaggggaaaaaggacccatatgtataaaaatatttatagcagcttttttgtggtggcaaagaattggaaatcaaggggatctctcctgtcagattggctaacatgtcaaaacaagaaaataataaatgatggagatgatgtgggaaaattggaacactactgcattgttggtagagttgtgaactgatccaaccatttggagagcaatttggaactatgcataaaagggctataaaaatgtgcataccctttgacccagcaatacctcttctagggctatatgccaaagagatcatacaaggggaaaaaaggacccatatgtataaaaatatttatagcagcttttttgtggtggcaaagaattggaaatcaaggggatgcccatcaattagggaatggctgaacaaactgtagtatatgaatgtaatggaatactattgtgctataagaaatgaggagtaaaaaaaaaaaaaaaaaagaaatgaggagtagatggactccataagaacctggagaaacttatatgatctgatgatgagtaaagggagcagaaccaggagaatattgtacacaaccacagacacattgcttttGTGATTACTAACTATattagacttggctcctctcaacaatgcaaggttctaagacagctcaaaaagactcatgatggaaaaggctatccacattcagggaaagaattacagagtctgaatgcagactgaagcaaactatttgctctctttttttaaagttgatttgatttgacttgatttttggttttgtttcatctttctcatggttcatgtcattggttataattctttacaatgtgattattgggaaaataagtttaaaggtgttatgtagaacttatatcagatcACATACTGTCTTGGgcgggaaaagggggagggaggagggagaaaatttggaactcaaaaacttgtggaactgagtgttataaactaaaagaaataataacaattaacgttaaaaaaaaaacaaaaaaacaaaaaaattacacATGATGTACATCTATTTTACCAAGTATGAAATTCAGTCTGATTAAAACATAGCAACTGTTTTAACACTCCTAGTAAGTTTTATGTAATTTGAAGTAAATCCCAAACAAGAAATAATGGGAAATCATTTACCAACTTTCAGGaaagttcaaaataaatatttaagtttgAAATTGTATTATACATTAGATAatgtggtttgccttttcttaaGTCATagaaattatgatttttaaataaaatttcttatTTTGATTAACTATCATGAATTTTAAGTAGTTTTTGAAACTACTTTAAAGTAGTTCTTTaaactaatttaaaaagaataattaatagGCTTATGCCAGATTAAGACCTGAAGTggaaagcaaaaacaagaagTTTTAAGCTTCCCTACTGACAGAAATAAAATTCCCCATGACTACATTTGGGATAAATTAAGATGAGCCAGGTTTACCCAAAATTCCAAGTTAAAAGTAGTCTTAAATATTCCTCATTATGAAATCCAGGCAATTTCTGCTGCCTTAGCAGCATAAAGAtgtgttcaaatctttcctcttatCTATACTGGTAAAGAAAATTCATTAGGAgctctagtttttaaaaaatgtacaaatttaaccctgaaaatatatatattatatatatgcatatatataatatatataagatAATTATTCTATTAGTAACCCTACAATTATATAAACTCTTCCTTAAGCCATATCAATTAAAGCTGAAAAGGGTTAAGATctataaattacatttttaaactttataagCCTTCTTCTATCTACTCAAATGGGAAACGTTCATTAGATAGCAAAATGCTTACCCAaagattattttcataatagAAGGCATCCAGCAGCTTGACTATATTTGGATGATCACATGATGCTAAAATATCAATCTCAACCATATAATCTTCAAGTTCTTCTTCAGATTTAGTGTCAATCACTTTTGCAGCAGCTAACACATTTGTCTCTTTATTCTGGGCCTAAAAATTGAAGTACAACAAAAGCATTACTACATTTAACatttgcaattattttaaaaagtaactaaAAGGTAAAAATGACTAACAAGTTTAGTGAACTGAATTCTATCAATTTGTTCTTCTGGTCTTGCTCTCaataacaaattaataaaaataaaaaccacaatAACTTCCTACCCTCTATTTCTACAACTGAACTAAcccttataattttatattagCAGCCTCAATAACAACTAAATCTTAGAATACAGTATTTCGTAGTGTTGCGCTCCAAAAACAATTGTTTGATCACagtagttattaaaaaaaaaaaagtttaccttaaagaaatggctctctgggaaggggaagaggattaATGTTAAGACGAAATATAACTTtaataatctatttttaaaatgaactctgagtgcaaattgaatataattttttcattttatttttgctttttttgcaacatgactaatgtggaaatatgttttgcagtaTTTCACATGAATAAccgatattatattgcttgctttctcaataggtAGGGAAAGAACTAGAGAgacggagagaatttggaacgcaaaaaaaaaaattttaaagaatgttaaaaataaataataatttttaaatgagaaaaaaatgctctTTCCGCCATCTTGCAGCGCTGCCACCATGGTGCGCATGAACGTCCTGGCAGATGCTCTCAAAAGCATCAACAACGCAGAAAAGCGAGGAAAACGCCAGGTTCTCATCAGGCCGTGCTCCAAAGTAATCGTCCGGTTCTTAACTGTGATGAGGAAGCATGGTTATATTGGCGAATTTGAGATCATTGATGATCACAGAGCAGGGAAAATTGTTGTGAACCTCACGGGCAGATTAAACAAGTGTGGTGTAATCAGCCCCAGATTTGATGTTCAATTGAAAGATCTGGAAAAGTGGCAGAATAATCTCCTACCATCCCGTCAGTTTGGGTTTATTGTGCTTACAACCTCAGCTGGCATCATGGACCATGAGGAAGCAAGACGAAAACACACAGGAGGAAAAATCCTGGGATTCTTTTTCTAAGGGTGTAAAACAAACATACCAATAAAATGCTccaatggacaaaaaaaaaaaaaaaaaaaaaagagaaaaaaatctattttaaaagaaaaaataaaatattaaaacatttaatGTATGTTCatcattatttcagaaaaaaatgtaccTGAATATTGGCTTAATATATCCagaaataaaatgctttataatttattttaaaagaatcagagaatcacagaatttggaaactggaagggccctcagaggccatctaaagGCCTCACCCCATACTAGAAAGAAATCCCTACTATAATATGCCTGACAAACGGATAATTTTtagtacattaaatttaaaaggttttgtacaaataaaaccaatgtagtcaagattagaagaagaaaagtaggggaaaatttttatagacagtttctcagataaaggtctcatctcaacTATGTAGTggactttgtcaaatttataagaatatgtatgagtcattcctcaattgataaatgctcaaaagaTATGATATGATGTTGGCAGATAGGTGGTGCGGTGTATAGAGTGCCAGTGCtcaagtgaggaagacctgagttcatatctgacccCAAACACTCACTCGCcctgggaccctgagcaagtcacttaaccctgtccgcctcagttcctcatctataaaaatgagctggagaaggaaatggcaaacgacactagtatctttgccaagaaaaccccaaatgaagtcataaagaggagaacacaactgaaacaactgaacaacaaaactaagCATATGAACtgaaagttttcagaagaaattgaaactatatttaaatcatgaaaaaatgctctaaatcattattcattAGAAAAATCAAAATTCTTTGCACTATCATCTCACAcgtatcagactggctaaaatgatagaaggggaaaatgacaaatgttggagggaatgtggaaaaaattgggacactaatacgctgttggtggaactgtaaacttatcccaaccattttggagagcaatctggaattatgactgaagagttataaaactatatataccttttgacccaggaaACCTAGAGAACTTAAAGGAAGAGTAACTTGCCACCTCTTAAGATAACACATTGTACTTCTAGCCAGTTCTAAtcattaaaaacttttttccaGATAATAAACAAATAGATAATGCCAGGAAACCAAAATACTCCCTGGAAATTAATTAGGTATCCTATAACACTCCTTGATTAAGTCACCTAAGATGCAATTTTGTGTGActgatataataaatataaccTTAGAATGTTGCTTATTTGGCACATCCTAAACCTAACAacatctgaaaaaaattaatcatcCAACAAGATCTGTCCCCAGGATTTTAGAAActaaattttcaataaaaattgtTCACAAGTATATTAATCAAAGGACATAATTATTAACAATGCTACCTCATATCTTTCACA from Trichosurus vulpecula isolate mTriVul1 chromosome 8, mTriVul1.pri, whole genome shotgun sequence harbors:
- the LOC118830299 gene encoding 40S ribosomal protein S15a-like, producing the protein MVRMNVLADALKSINNAEKRGKRQVLIRPCSKVIVRFLTVMRKHGYIGEFEIIDDHRAGKIVVNLTGRLNKCGVISPRFDVQLKDLEKWQNNLLPSRQFGFIVLTTSAGIMDHEEARRKHTGGKILGFFF